In Deltaproteobacteria bacterium, the following proteins share a genomic window:
- a CDS encoding ABC transporter permease translates to MPSLNRFNINVLSIISLAVVWEVAGRVMDSQLIPPLSQIGLAWWKLFASGKLLTNLTASLWTLAAGFFLAVFVGIIIGLLMGRFRAVEHFLDLYVNSLMSAPTTAFVPVLIMWLGLGVQSRIAVVFLFAVFVIIINTMTGVKQVDRVLVEMAHSFGAREHEVFRKIILPAAMPAIMAGVRLGMGRAVKGMVTAEMLLTLTGIGAMIMQYGSAFATDSLFAVILTILIVAMITMKLVQMVDQRLTGWKVEVAVE, encoded by the coding sequence ATGCCATCGCTAAATCGCTTCAACATCAACGTCCTCTCAATCATTTCCCTCGCCGTGGTCTGGGAAGTGGCCGGCCGCGTCATGGACTCGCAGTTAATCCCGCCGCTGTCGCAAATCGGCCTTGCCTGGTGGAAGCTCTTTGCCAGCGGCAAGCTGCTCACCAACCTCACGGCCAGCCTATGGACCCTCGCCGCGGGATTTTTTCTGGCGGTCTTCGTCGGCATCATCATCGGCTTACTAATGGGCCGCTTTCGCGCCGTCGAGCATTTTCTCGATCTTTATGTCAATTCACTCATGTCTGCGCCGACCACCGCTTTCGTCCCCGTGCTCATCATGTGGCTCGGCCTCGGCGTGCAGTCGCGCATCGCGGTGGTTTTTCTTTTTGCCGTCTTTGTGATCATCATCAACACCATGACCGGGGTTAAGCAGGTCGACCGGGTCTTGGTCGAGATGGCCCACTCCTTCGGCGCGCGCGAGCACGAAGTTTTTCGCAAGATCATTCTGCCCGCCGCCATGCCGGCCATCATGGCCGGCGTGCGCCTCGGCATGGGGCGCGCGGTCAAAGGCATGGTCACCGCCGAGATGCTGCTCACGCTCACCGGCATTGGCGCCATGATCATGCAATATGGCTCGGCCTTCGCCACCGATTCGCTTTTCGCCGTGATTTTGACCATTCTTATCGTCGCCATGATCACCATGAAGCTAGTTCAAATGGTCGACCAACGTCTAACTGGATGGAAAGTAGAAGTCGCCGTCGAATAA
- a CDS encoding urea carboxylase-associated family protein: protein MPIAYERFVLALESIDQVTYGRFPTHEEDDVKILSESVIKSNTGATFAVKKGQVIRVQGHSTADYTVFNLRNVKERFDQARTKVDQGKIYVTTGDMLISKFNNVMQTIIKDTYRGTHDMEKGMCSTSFYKKWGDEIFKIYGGVWKKLGRKKVVAPKHGCWENLAKALKPHGVPKEDVPSPLNVFQTMEINAKTGSMRYSMTRPRPEGDMVDFRSEMDCLVAISACPEGGRGRDLNITIYKP from the coding sequence ATGCCGATTGCCTATGAGCGATTCGTTCTTGCTTTGGAGAGCATCGATCAAGTAACTTACGGAAGATTTCCCACCCACGAGGAGGACGATGTGAAAATTCTCAGCGAGTCAGTAATCAAGAGCAACACCGGTGCAACGTTCGCCGTTAAGAAGGGCCAGGTGATTCGCGTGCAAGGCCACTCGACGGCGGATTACACGGTTTTCAATCTGCGCAACGTCAAGGAGCGTTTCGATCAGGCGCGCACCAAAGTCGATCAGGGAAAAATTTACGTGACCACCGGCGACATGTTGATCTCCAAGTTCAACAACGTCATGCAGACGATTATCAAAGATACCTATCGAGGCACGCATGATATGGAAAAAGGCATGTGCAGCACGTCCTTCTACAAGAAATGGGGAGATGAGATTTTTAAAATCTATGGCGGCGTGTGGAAGAAGCTCGGCAGAAAAAAGGTCGTCGCCCCGAAACATGGCTGCTGGGAGAATCTGGCCAAAGCGTTGAAACCCCATGGTGTGCCTAAAGAAGACGTGCCGAGCCCGCTGAATGTTTTCCAGACCATGGAGATCAACGCTAAGACCGGCAGCATGCGCTACTCGATGACCCGGCCGCGGCCGGAAGGCGACATGGTCGACTTTCGCTCGGAGATGGATTGTTTAGTGGCGATCAGCGCTTGTCCGGAAGGCGGGCGGGGACGGGATCTGAATATTACGATTTATAAGCCGTAG
- a CDS encoding UbiD family decarboxylase has product MAKDLRSYLDDLLEKRPKDVVVVDKEVDPVYEVTGIVERFERENKFPLVFFKNVKGSKFPAIVNLGATYERLALALGSPNVPQMVRDLAHREHQPLPVKEISAKDAPCKEVILKGDQVDLDLLPVLTHNEGDAGAYINAAAMICKERGTGAVNVGIYRHQKQGKRQLGVMINPANHANYVRAEYEENNESMEVALCIGHHPALNMAAVSKQAGVGSELEIAGAFLGEPLRVVKAETVDLMVPADCEIIVEGKVPPKKRQYEGPFGEWPHYYYKEGECPFIEVSCITMRKNPIYQSIHSAHIEHNIIGAAPRLGSLLKRVQEVVPSTTAVNLPISGAARSHCYISVKKRAEGDPKQAALGAIVTDPNIKHVIVVDEDVDVFNETQVLWALAMRFQADRDLVVIPHIIGSHLNPTAYGYNRLERGPMETKLIFDATKPLPPYDFPQEAQAPDAVLKKIDLNRDTRPYEPGKDDKAITGK; this is encoded by the coding sequence ATGGCTAAGGACCTGCGCAGCTATTTGGACGATCTATTGGAGAAGCGACCCAAGGATGTCGTCGTCGTCGACAAAGAAGTCGATCCGGTTTACGAGGTCACGGGAATCGTTGAGCGCTTCGAACGCGAAAACAAATTTCCCCTCGTATTCTTCAAAAACGTCAAAGGATCGAAGTTTCCCGCCATTGTGAATCTTGGCGCCACCTACGAGCGCCTCGCCTTGGCCCTCGGCTCACCCAACGTGCCGCAGATGGTGCGCGACTTGGCGCATCGCGAGCATCAACCCCTGCCGGTGAAAGAAATCTCCGCCAAAGACGCGCCTTGCAAAGAAGTAATCTTGAAAGGCGACCAAGTCGACCTCGACCTGCTCCCCGTGCTGACCCACAACGAAGGCGACGCCGGCGCTTACATCAACGCTGCGGCGATGATCTGCAAAGAGCGCGGCACCGGCGCGGTCAATGTCGGTATCTACCGCCATCAGAAGCAGGGCAAACGTCAACTCGGTGTGATGATCAACCCAGCGAATCATGCCAACTACGTCCGCGCCGAATACGAAGAAAACAACGAGTCCATGGAAGTGGCGCTCTGCATCGGCCATCACCCGGCGTTGAACATGGCCGCAGTCAGCAAACAGGCCGGCGTCGGCTCGGAGCTGGAAATCGCCGGCGCGTTTCTCGGCGAGCCGCTGCGCGTCGTCAAAGCCGAGACGGTGGATCTCATGGTGCCGGCCGACTGCGAGATCATTGTCGAAGGCAAGGTGCCGCCGAAAAAACGCCAGTACGAAGGCCCCTTCGGCGAATGGCCGCATTACTACTACAAAGAAGGCGAATGCCCGTTCATCGAAGTCAGCTGCATCACCATGCGCAAGAACCCGATTTACCAGAGCATCCACAGCGCCCACATCGAGCACAACATCATCGGCGCCGCGCCACGCCTGGGCAGCTTGTTGAAGCGCGTCCAGGAAGTCGTGCCGAGTACCACCGCCGTGAATTTACCGATCTCCGGTGCAGCGCGCTCGCACTGCTACATCTCGGTCAAGAAACGCGCCGAAGGCGATCCCAAACAAGCGGCCCTCGGCGCCATCGTCACCGACCCGAATATTAAACATGTCATCGTCGTCGACGAAGACGTCGATGTCTTCAACGAAACCCAAGTGCTGTGGGCCCTGGCCATGCGCTTCCAAGCCGACCGCGACCTGGTCGTCATCCCGCACATCATCGGCTCGCACTTGAACCCGACCGCCTATGGCTACAATCGGCTGGAGCGCGGCCCGATGGAAACTAAATTAATCTTCGACGCCACCAAGCCGCTGCCGCCCTACGACTTCCCCCAAGAAGCCCAGGCGCCGGACGCGGTGCTGAAAAAAATCGACTTAAATCGCGACACCCGGCCCTACGAGCCCGGCAAAGACGACAAAGCGATAACCGGGAAATAG
- a CDS encoding ABC transporter substrate-binding protein — MGGVFMIRSFAKTAAWLVLVALALVWGSEAQAQKKVRFAYPSSADMGDIPSLLAWEQLKKQGIEVVPTFFPKTDLAVQAVVAGEADMGTAAGIAVMKAVESGLNARIIAEQVRNEWQLVAPVSVKDPKQLDGKRVGYHAPVTVTEALVKWMAQHYKINPQWMIIPGSDVRAEALMRGQLDATPAEIGDVINILNSKPGQFHVLTSYAKTFPQLIGSMYFSRVDYLQQNGPVVEAVLEALLRAHRLLDEKPALVKEHALRLLPETKPELIDAIAKSYRELRIWDVNAGAGKERGNASIKFFEEAGLLKKDAVTFAQAFETAPLEKVLKKIGVKK, encoded by the coding sequence ATGGGAGGAGTTTTTATGATCAGGTCGTTTGCCAAAACCGCCGCGTGGCTCGTGCTAGTCGCCTTGGCCTTGGTCTGGGGCAGCGAGGCTCAGGCGCAGAAAAAAGTGCGCTTCGCCTACCCGTCATCAGCGGACATGGGTGACATTCCGTCGCTGCTCGCTTGGGAACAGTTGAAGAAACAGGGCATCGAAGTCGTGCCGACTTTTTTTCCGAAGACCGACTTGGCCGTGCAGGCGGTGGTCGCCGGTGAGGCGGACATGGGCACCGCCGCAGGCATCGCGGTCATGAAAGCGGTTGAAAGCGGGCTGAACGCGCGGATCATCGCCGAGCAGGTGCGCAACGAGTGGCAGCTGGTGGCGCCCGTATCGGTCAAAGACCCCAAGCAACTCGACGGCAAAAGAGTCGGCTACCACGCGCCGGTCACAGTCACCGAAGCGCTGGTCAAGTGGATGGCGCAACATTATAAGATCAATCCCCAGTGGATGATCATACCGGGCTCCGACGTGCGCGCCGAAGCGCTGATGCGCGGCCAACTCGACGCCACGCCCGCCGAGATCGGCGACGTGATCAATATCTTGAATAGCAAGCCTGGCCAGTTTCACGTGTTGACCTCCTACGCCAAGACCTTTCCGCAGTTGATCGGCTCGATGTATTTCTCGCGCGTCGACTACCTTCAACAAAACGGCCCAGTCGTCGAAGCCGTGCTTGAAGCGCTGCTGCGCGCCCATCGCCTGCTTGACGAGAAACCCGCGCTGGTGAAAGAACACGCGCTGCGATTGCTGCCGGAGACCAAACCGGAGCTGATCGACGCCATCGCCAAGAGCTATCGCGAGTTGCGGATCTGGGACGTCAACGCCGGCGCCGGCAAAGAACGCGGCAATGCCAGCATCAAATTCTTCGAAGAGGCCGGCCTCTTGAAGAAAGACGCGGTGACCTTCGCTCAAGCCTTTGAAACCGCGCCGCTGGAAAAAGTGTTGAAGAAGATTGGCGTAAAGAAATAA
- a CDS encoding ABC transporter permease, translating to MKPNTLRFLSVLTLTAAWEIAGRAGNARLLPPFSKVMSAWFDLLVSGQLFQALAISLQALVIGFLISLAIGVPLGLLMGRYRRLASFLDVYMTALLTVPMISFIPFLVIALGLGLHSRVWIVFLFAFVIIAINTAAGVRNVDPTLTEMAKSFGAKESELFAKVILPAALPMIMAGVRLGMGRAVLGMVTSEMILAVVGFGAMLMTFGASFNSPALFATILTIVLLAVALLALIQFLDRKLTPWRAAT from the coding sequence ATGAAGCCCAACACCCTCCGCTTTCTCTCCGTCCTCACTCTCACCGCAGCCTGGGAGATCGCCGGCCGCGCAGGCAACGCGCGCCTGCTGCCGCCGTTTTCCAAAGTCATGAGCGCCTGGTTCGATCTGCTGGTTTCGGGGCAGCTGTTTCAAGCGCTAGCGATCAGCTTACAAGCGCTGGTTATTGGTTTTCTGATCTCGCTCGCCATTGGCGTGCCGTTGGGCTTGTTGATGGGCCGCTACCGCCGCCTCGCTTCGTTTCTCGACGTCTACATGACCGCGCTGCTTACCGTGCCGATGATCTCCTTCATTCCTTTTTTGGTCATCGCTTTGGGCCTGGGACTGCACTCGCGAGTCTGGATCGTTTTTCTCTTTGCCTTCGTGATCATCGCCATCAACACCGCCGCCGGCGTGCGCAACGTCGATCCGACGCTGACGGAGATGGCGAAATCCTTTGGCGCCAAGGAAAGCGAGCTGTTTGCCAAGGTAATCCTGCCGGCGGCTTTGCCGATGATCATGGCCGGCGTGCGCCTCGGCATGGGGCGCGCCGTGTTAGGAATGGTCACCAGCGAAATGATTCTCGCGGTCGTCGGCTTTGGTGCCATGCTGATGACCTTCGGCGCGTCCTTTAACTCCCCCGCACTGTTCGCCACGATTCTCACGATCGTGCTGCTGGCCGTGGCACTGCTGGCACTGATTCAATTTCTCGACCGCAAGCTCACGCCCTGGCGCGCGGCAACATGA
- a CDS encoding ABC transporter ATP-binding protein → MLEIQGVSKIYQKTVKDSTSKVEALSNVNLSIRENEFLSIIGPSGCGKTTLLKMIDGLIPYDSGTISIDGKPVRGPGPDRAVVFQTFALLPWRTVQANVEFSLEFRHIAPKERSEIAHDFLKRVGLADFANHYPHELSGGMQQRAGLARALAVSPKILLMDEPFGAVDAQTRQLLQEDLLELWQRERKTVVFITHSMDEAVYLSDRVVVMTPRPGKIAEILEVPLPRPRIADDVRRDAKFVDLTNYIWDSLKKNMENGHRGPRSAQVQGSEFEVPNSKVGSSVKA, encoded by the coding sequence ATGCTTGAGATCCAAGGGGTCTCTAAAATTTACCAGAAGACCGTCAAAGACAGCACCAGCAAAGTTGAAGCGCTGTCCAACGTCAATCTTTCGATTCGCGAGAACGAGTTTCTCAGCATCATCGGGCCGAGCGGCTGCGGCAAGACCACGCTGCTCAAGATGATCGACGGCTTAATCCCATACGATAGCGGCACTATCTCGATCGACGGAAAACCGGTCCGCGGACCGGGACCGGATCGCGCGGTTGTCTTTCAGACATTCGCTCTACTGCCCTGGCGCACAGTGCAAGCCAACGTCGAATTTAGCCTAGAGTTCCGCCACATCGCGCCCAAAGAACGGAGCGAGATCGCCCACGATTTTCTAAAGCGCGTGGGCCTGGCCGACTTCGCCAACCACTACCCACACGAGCTTTCCGGCGGCATGCAGCAGCGCGCCGGCCTCGCTCGCGCTCTCGCGGTAAGTCCAAAAATCCTGCTCATGGACGAGCCCTTCGGCGCGGTCGATGCCCAGACGCGCCAGCTTTTGCAGGAGGACTTGCTGGAGCTCTGGCAACGCGAGCGCAAGACCGTCGTTTTCATCACCCACAGCATGGACGAAGCGGTCTATCTTTCGGACCGCGTGGTCGTCATGACACCGCGCCCAGGGAAAATTGCCGAGATACTAGAGGTGCCGCTGCCGCGCCCGCGCATCGCCGACGACGTGCGCCGCGATGCCAAATTCGTCGACTTGACCAACTACATTTGGGACAGCTTGAAGAAAAATATGGAGAACGGCCACCGCGGCCCACGCAGCGCGCAAGTCCAAGGCTCCGAGTTCGAGGTTCCAAATTCCAAAGTCGGTTCCAGTGTGAAGGCGTAG